AGGAGCTCTgaggctgccagcccaggggggACAGTCCCTCCCTGAGCCCTCCTGGTTGTCCTCAGCACCACAGGGCCAAAGAGGTGCTCAGCCAGCGTGGATCTCCCTGTACCAGGGAACAGCTcttctagtggaaggtgtccctgccccgggcagggggttggaactggattatctttagggtcccttccaacccaaaccagtccaaGATTCTGTATCTCCAGCCTGAACACCTGATCCAAAGCCTACAGGGCCCCCAAGGGGCTGTGAAACAGCTGCTTCAGTCCCCCAGATCAGGGTGTAAGTCATTGAACACCTGATCCAAAGCCTACAGGGCCCCCCAGATCAGGATGTAAGTCACTGGTCAGCATGAGGAGGgggcaggtggcacctgggggtccctctcccctccctggaAGGGCCAGGCTTGGTGAAAGACAACTGCTACTCTCCCAGGTCAGCTCACTACCATGAGGTAGCCCAGTCTCACAGGGGTCACCCTGGAGCTCTGGTCACACAGGCCAAGAGCCTGGAGGGGCCATTcctctgtcccccagcccctctttgCTGTCtggggggcacagagctggtCACTCCCTCCAGGAGGCCGAGCACACCAGGACAGTGGCTGGTTGGTGCTCTAAGCCCTCCGCCCCTCTCTCCCAGGGACCACCCACCTGCTGTGAcagcctgtggctgcagggacatcTCCACGGTACAACCCCAAGCTCAgtggagctcagctcctgctgcagttttgATCAGCCCTTCAttacaggggctgcagcaggtaAAGAACTGGAGTGTGGCTTTGCACTGGGGAAGGATTTAGCTCAGGAGGAATCTCTGAAACCTCCTGTGTCCCAAGTTCCTGCTCCCACTCTCCAAGCTTTCCCTTTGAGGCTGGAGTGAAGGAGGGAGTGTTGTCCTTCACTCAAGGACTGCACATCTCCAAGGACAGACAGACCCCCCTCCTTTGGGTCTGGCCCAGGTCAGTCTCACTTTCCTGGGCCCtgagccttttcttttcccaaccTGCACCTGGAAGCAGCTTGACATGTTGGCTTCATTCTGCTTGGAACTGCCCTTCAAGAAGCCACAGGCTGCTCTTGGACACTCCAGAGCATCCTCTtagccagcccagccctgacctCCATCCCTTGACCCCATGCCCAGGAGAGGTCAACAGGCTCCTACCAACTGCTCTCCAGTTTCTCCACACCCCTCCTTGCTGGGCACCACCCCTGCACAGGGTACAACAGCTTCCCAgcacctgctggccacactcctCTGGCAAACCAGAGCTGAGGTGatgtcctggggctggagcaacCACTGGGCCTCCTTCATCATGGTGCCCATTGCCCACAGACCCCTTTCAGCAAAGTTTCCTTCATCCAACCACCTCTGCTCCTGTTCCCAAACACATTCCACCCAcggcaaggcagagcaggatcTCATCcctccattttatttcaaaactcaaaagttggtaaaaaaaaaccaaacacccaaGCAAGTTAAAACCACCTGAAAATACTCAAAGACAACCCCCAGACCACATGAGGAAAACACAAATCTCATCCCCACGACACTCCTCTCCTAAGTctttgcagctctggggaccATGTGAGAGGAGGaacaggctctgctctccctctggAAGGGCAAAGAGCACATTGCCATTGAAGAGACTTCCAGAGACATCACCGTGTCagcagagaagagggaagatCACAGCCAAGGACAGTGAAGCCACTGCATCTCCATCAACtcccagcaggagagctgcccaggctgctggcacaTCCTCACTCCTGGATGTGCCTCCTGGTGCTGACACAGAGCCTCGCtaaatcccttcccagcccctcctcagctCCCACCAAGGGTCCAGAGAGCAGTCTGGAGGTGCTTTTAGCTACCAAACAGTGTCCCAAACATGGGGAAAGAGGCTCCTCTGGTCTCTGTGCAGCAGTTCCTACAGTTCTTGTCCTCTTGGCCTGCCCAGGCCAGCTCTGACTCCTTCAGCCCcgagcagagctgggactcGTACCCGCTGTCCCTCCCACTGCCccgtggctgctgcagggagctcctggggcCCTGGACCCCCgtgaggctggggagcagctgcacatCCCAGTCTGACTGCAAGGAGCTCCTGCTGAAGCCATGAGCAGCctctgggctctggggagcaggggggaggaggctggggctgtgtgccTAGCTCCTGCTGAAGCCATGAGCAGCctctgggctctggggagcagcagggaggaggctggggctgtgtgcccgctctgtgccctgcctggggatgtcaggagctccaggggctgctgcttctgctgccctGACACGGAGTGAGCAGCAACATCTGGCTCCAGCCACAGGCAGtgagggagagggcagggagccagcagggcagctggtcctgctggctgtgctccccaaaGCAGGcctgttcccattcctgggtgtgctgtcactgtcccctcctggctgcttcccttgggctctgtccctgctccagccaggctcGCTGACAGTGACAGCCCCAGGATCCAaacctgcagccccagctcctggctggcacacagggtccccagggctcCCACACAGGCACAGATCCAAAGCAAGGCAGCTGGGAGGTCTGTTGGagagctctgtgcccaggggcAGGCCTGGCTCAGACACCTGCCCTGCACCCTGTGCCCCCATCCCaccacccagcagctccatctgctcagctgcaggggagaggccaaaacccagctccagcctgggcctcttgcccacctgggAGCTCtgtctggagcacagctggcGCTTCCTGGAGGCAGGCTGTGCTTGGGGAGGGTGGCTGACACATCCAGGCTGTGCACGAGAAGCCATTGCCTCTCTGACAGGAGTGGGTGCTGCACGAGGCCCCCAGCCCAAATCTgaagcccccagcccagcctcccccaTGGTGCCATGGGCAGCACAGACCcctctgctgagccctgcttccctgggcagctgcagggagctgtgctttgACAAGCCCCTTCCTCCTCTGGGATCTCTGACCCTGTCCCTGGGCAAGCAGGGGGAACATCCCTTGGTCTTCAGGCCATGATCCAGCTCTGCATCTGTTATCAGTTCCACAGCGTCCTGCTCAGGCCGTTCCCCTTCCTTTCcgagctctgctggcagcagtttgATTCCTCCAGTGTTGTGTGCTTGAGGCACTACACGTTCATCTGCCAGGCAGGACCAGGGCACCCTGAGAGGAACCATCAGTTAATGCTCACCCAGCCCCAGCAACAGCCCTCCCCAGGGAGACAAGGcctctcctgcagtgcagggtgTTTGCAGCCCttgcccaggagcagggaagcacTTAAACCTGGTGAGGCTCAGAATgactctgctcctggcagagatgGGCAGCACAAGGGATCTCAGCCTCCTCAGCCCAgtgcccaggcacagggaggctacagagcagcagggtttgagtcagacacagggacagaggaggtGGGCTCAGCTGCCCTTTCTCGTTTAGGAGGCACTAGGAGTCCACAGGGAGTTCCCTGAAAGGGAAAACCCACGGAAATGCAGGAACATCTCCCACAGTTTGTCTAAGCTTTGCCCAGCAGGTGCCAAGTTGGTTCTGCTTCAGCCTCTGactcccaggcacagggaccCATCCCATCAATGTGCCACGCAGCACCTGCTGCCTTTgggctccaggagctcccagaTCCCCAGACTTACTTGGCTGACCACTcctcaaagctgctgctgaggtgggAGATGACACGATCCACAGGGATGTACTGGGAGCTGTCCTGGGCAAAGCGCtggtgctgggggctctggaggTGCTGCAAGGCAGCAGAGACCCTTTAACAACACTTCAAGCTTTGCCAGGAGGGGAATTCACAACAACAGGCACTTCCCACAGCCTAACAGATCAGAGGGCAAAGGGACAGAGCCAGTGTCTGGCGGGTTTGGGAACACACAGAGTGCCCTTCTCTGTGTCTGGAGCTAAGGGCAGCCCACAGCCCCCCTTCTGTGTCTGGAGCTAAGGGCAGCCCAcagcctcccctgcagcagaaacagaCCCCAGCACCACTGTCTGGCACTAACAGCTGGGCTCTGAAAGCCCCCTTGCTTGGCACCTTCCAGGAGATAAAAACCTCCTCCCAGCTTCTCCATCCACCTGTGCCCCACGGCTGCCACGGAACTGCCTCTTCACCTTATGGATTGTGCAAAAGGATGATCCTTGAGGCTCTTGCACCCCAAGAGAGGAGCATGTTGTGCTCCAGCCTTCAAACCCACTGTGCTCTGACCTGACATGGGCACACAGATATacccagttcccatcccaggggcAGACCCTGCAGGATACAGCAATTCATGGCTCATAGTGCTAACATGACACGATTAATGAAGCCTCTGAGTGCCCCCTCAGAACTCTTGCAAGGAACCAGATCCCAGAGGAACCTTtaccttctgcagctcctcaaagGTCTCCTGGCAGCACTCACAAAAGCCCCTCCTTTTCCTGGGCAGGGTGATGCGTGTGGAGCGGGGGCTCCTCCCGCCGGCgctgtgcagggcacagccctcAGCACCCCTGcaagggacagcacaggggtgctggggggtCACCCTGCCCGGCAGGGCCACCAGggaccagcacagggctccctgtgcccactgccaaAGGCAGGTGGCTGCCAGCCCCCAGGAaccagcagtgagcaggagtGGGGTTAAACACAGAAGGGGCTACAGCCTACCTGGCTTGGCAGGAACTGGAGAGGCTTTTCAGAGGCTCAAATGGGCTGGAGCCTTTGGGTGCCAAGAAGTTGAGGTCAGGAAAGCTTTGGAACTGGTGATGGAAGGGCCGGAATTGCCTGAAAGCAGCAGATCAGGACATCAGACtcatggcagggctgctggcaagGCTTCAGAGCTGTCCCTCCTGCACCCTGGAAGGGCTCAAGGCACCCCCCCATTTATGATGGGATGCTGCTCAGTGCTCTCCTGTAGCTGTGTCAGAGCTCTCATTTCTCACTGAAAGTGTCAAACCCAGTTCCCAGTAACAGTCCCAACGGGGCATGTTTTGAACAGAAGGCAAGTTTGCCTGCTCAGCCCAAATTCCATCTTTtaccccagggcagagcagcgCAGTATTTCCAGCTACCCCACAGCCCAGGAGGGTTTTGATTCCCAGGCCACATCTCACCcctcacatttcattttcatccaACATGTAAACCCCAATATTTGCCTCTTAATTGAGACGCCTTAAATGCTGCCTTTGGAATAATTAATTTGCCCTGTGGATGCTGGTAGAGTTACAGAAACACCACAGGGATCAggtcccctgtgcccagggctgtcaTCAAGTTACAGGCCCTGACCTCCTGTGCTTCAATCTCACTCCTCACTGCCCAGGGCTTGGGTGGATTAAGTGACCTGCCGAGGATCACACACGGAATCCGAGCAAGGAAGCAAACTGCTGTCAAGTCTCGTTTAAcaccttttttctccctgacaCACAAGACACCTGGATTGTTTCTCTAAACTCCATCTGCCTCCCTCTAGGAGAGAGTCAACTTCCCAGTGTGCAACAGGGTCTGCACAGACTCTTCCTCACGGGCAGAACAGTCCCTGGGAATGAAACCAGTGAAGGAGAGACCCCAAGGTTTTAGGGTAGGATATTTAGAATTTACCTGCTCTGGTCTTCAACTTTCAGGAAAGGGGGCTTCAATTTTCCTGCCAGAGAGACACCTGGTTAGTTTTCCTGGCCAAATTCCCTACTTAAGTCACTCATTCCTCAACAGAACTGGGCTCCAGAGCTGAGTGCATCAGAACTTCTGGCACTGGTGAATGCCAAGTACAGTCAAAACTGCTCTTTAGGTGATCTTCAACAGCCCTGGCCCAAGGGTGCAGTGGGGTGACCAAACCTCAGGCAGCCCAGCCATGGGACATGTCCACTTTATAAAGAATGTTTCGCTATCCCCTCACATCTTTAATGCCTCCTCAGTCTTAAAGGCACTGGCCTAACCCCAAGCCTTCTTGTGTGTCAATCTCAAGAATTGTCACACAATGTGCCAATGAATATGAGAAGGGAACTCGGGaactgcagtggctgctgcactgGTTCAGAGCTCTGCAACAGCTTCCAGCACCTTTTCCTCCATTCACCCTGCCTCAAGTGCAGAACCTGGCTCAGGCCAGGATGGTGATGTGAAAGCAGCAAAAGATGCTGGAGGCAAACCAAGGGGCTGCCCAGCCaagcctggcagcaggacacTACTCGAGAGCGGTATCTggcctctgctcagctcctgaggagggcaaacagcagctttgcttCCTATGGAGGCataaaagagatgaagagagcAAGAGAGTCTCAGCAGTGCATTGAGGGAAAAGGTTTTCAGAGCCAGGATGGGAAGGGAGGTTCCAAGgtccctcctgtcctgcaggTACGTTCCACTCACATTACGCTCACCTTGGAAACCTGAGTCCTGATCTGGCtaagaaacaaataaacaccAAGGTGCTCCCACAGGGCATCTGCCTCACCCTGAAACCAAGCCTCTCCTGCTTCTGAAGGGCGaggagttttgttttcttgtgatCCTGGCACTCAATGCTATTTTTTCCAAAGATATTTCACCCTCCTTCCCCAGAAGGGCTGAGCCCACCTGTCCTCACCAGCCTCACCCTCTGCTTGCCTCAAATGTGCTGCTACGTCACTGAAGCTGCTATTTCAGTACAGGATCAAGTTTTTTCCATGTAAACACTGCCAAATGCTCAGCACTTCTGAGAGAGAGGCCATGTGCAAGCCCCAGATCCCCTCAGATGGGTGTGTGGGTCCTGAGCAATCCCAGCAGTGACAAATG
The genomic region above belongs to Ficedula albicollis isolate OC2 chromosome 27, FicAlb1.5, whole genome shotgun sequence and contains:
- the DBF4B gene encoding protein DBF4 homolog B, with protein sequence MGVMYPGWGALSPQGQACAELLCSVSLQVTESFLSKEITCVVSSNREAKRGQARSREEKRSSPAAEGTKTTSSVPAAPKGNPARPGQKPPYTALLSRGKELLHKAMKNQDTCSGSSILANARLWGVQILHVDEMLSYAQQLLRAISGARKQCQKTEVKCPASRSKIHKGKLKPPFLKVEDQSRQFRPFHHQFQSFPDLNFLAPKGSSPFEPLKSLSSSCQARGAEGCALHSAGGRSPRSTRITLPRKRRGFCECCQETFEELQKHLQSPQHQRFAQDSSQYIPVDRVISHLSSSFEEWSAKVPWSCLADERVVPQAHNTGGIKLLPAELGKEGERPEQDAVELITDAELDHGLKTKGCSPCLPRDRVRDPRGGRGLSKHSSLQLPREAGLSRGVCAAHGTMGEAGLGASDLGWGPRAAPTPVREAMASRAQPGCVSHPPQAQPASRKRQLCSRQSSQVGKRPRLELGFGLSPAAEQMELLGGGMGAQGAGQVSEPGLPLGTELSNRPPSCLALDLCLCGSPGDPVCQPGAGAAGLDPGAVTVSEPGWSRDRAQGKQPGGDSDSTPRNGNRPALGSTASRTSCPAGSLPSPSLPVAGARCCCSLRVRAAEAAAPGAPDIPRQGTERAHSPSLLPAAPQSPEAAHGFSRS